From the genome of Clostridium sp. BNL1100, one region includes:
- a CDS encoding extracellular solute-binding protein yields MLKKKWTIFIAASMLITMLAGCGGNSGESSQTSGVDSAGKTTAQSDKPVVLKFWGGVPAEYGPQLTVDAFNKEYKDKGIQAEYIRFVNDDTGNMKLDTTLLAGGDIDVFMTYTSSNLVKRGTGGMALEISDRLSKAGFDPVKELGNSVNPYIYDGKVYGLPTKMENYYILANKNMFDEAGIPLPESWTYDEFRETAKKLTKGEGQNKVYGMYWNTIMEIFRPSYIAQTVLGPDFLYKAGGKETNLDNPEFIKLNQMISDMMWVDKSAVTHTDNVTQKLSVESVFLAGKSAMSLGVWTIRSIKDLEKYPHDFVTAYLPVPVSDNSAAKYSIGEGAAGDFICINPNSENIDKAMEFVTWYTKGGMLSMTPYGRVPMYQGIDSNKIVDEYMKNGEKILDKNTVVKFLEKKDNLAVSTETKKLPEIQKVFNDALESIYTGKKDAASALSEAKISADKFLK; encoded by the coding sequence ATGTTAAAGAAAAAGTGGACTATTTTCATTGCGGCATCGATGCTCATTACAATGCTTGCCGGCTGTGGCGGTAATTCAGGAGAGAGCAGTCAGACATCCGGCGTGGACTCGGCAGGGAAAACGACAGCTCAATCTGATAAACCCGTAGTACTTAAATTCTGGGGTGGAGTTCCTGCAGAATATGGACCGCAGTTAACAGTGGATGCCTTTAACAAGGAGTATAAGGACAAGGGTATTCAAGCGGAATATATCAGGTTTGTTAATGATGACACGGGTAATATGAAACTTGATACAACATTACTGGCCGGAGGAGATATTGATGTCTTCATGACCTATACCTCAAGTAACCTTGTAAAAAGAGGAACCGGCGGTATGGCACTTGAAATATCAGATAGGCTTTCCAAGGCAGGTTTTGATCCTGTTAAGGAGTTGGGAAACAGTGTAAACCCATATATTTATGATGGAAAAGTATATGGTCTTCCAACAAAAATGGAAAATTATTATATTTTAGCTAACAAGAATATGTTTGATGAAGCAGGTATTCCTCTTCCTGAATCATGGACTTATGATGAATTCAGGGAAACAGCTAAAAAACTCACAAAGGGTGAGGGTCAGAATAAGGTTTATGGTATGTACTGGAACACTATAATGGAAATTTTCAGACCTTCTTATATTGCGCAAACCGTTTTAGGACCTGATTTTCTCTATAAAGCAGGCGGCAAGGAGACAAATCTGGATAATCCTGAGTTTATAAAGCTCAATCAGATGATTTCTGATATGATGTGGGTAGATAAGTCTGCAGTAACCCATACAGACAATGTAACCCAGAAGCTGTCTGTAGAAAGCGTTTTCCTTGCAGGAAAGAGTGCTATGTCGTTAGGTGTATGGACAATCCGATCAATAAAGGACTTAGAAAAGTACCCTCACGATTTTGTTACAGCATATCTCCCGGTTCCTGTATCTGACAATTCCGCGGCGAAGTATTCTATAGGCGAAGGTGCTGCCGGTGATTTTATCTGTATCAATCCGAATTCAGAAAATATTGATAAGGCTATGGAATTTGTAACGTGGTATACCAAGGGTGGTATGCTGTCAATGACCCCATATGGACGTGTGCCGATGTATCAGGGTATCGACTCAAATAAAATTGTTGATGAATATATGAAGAATGGCGAGAAAATTCTGGATAAAAATACAGTTGTAAAATTCCTTGAAAAGAAAGATAATCTTGCAGTTTCTACTGAAACCAAAAAACTTCCGGAAATTCAGAAAGTATTTAATGATGCTCTGGAGTCAATTTATACAGGGAAAAAGGATGCTGCTTCTGCATTAAGCGAGGCTAAGATAAGTGCAGATAAATTCTTGAAATAA